Part of the Pieris napi chromosome 6, ilPieNapi1.2, whole genome shotgun sequence genome, ATATGTTATACATAGACGGCTTCATTCTTCAATATACAAAGTATTATTGGTCTGTAAAAATACATCGTATTTAAGAGcgtatttaaatgaataatttttttttagggtGACTCAGGTGGACCTCTGCAGGTAAAGATACCTTTACCAGTAAAGTCACAGGGGTCAATGCACTACATTATTGGAATCACATCCTTTGGTGCTGGCTGTGCTCAGAAAAATGTTCCTGGGATATACACAAGGGTCGCCAGCTTTATTGACTGGATAGAAGATGTGGTCTGGAGAGggttatgataaaaaaaaaacaaattgtgctatttatttaataaaaacaatttgaatttaattatgtgttattcttattaactcgccaaaaatatattaagcagcggtatatttgtttttccttTGTTTTGTCTTTCCTTCTCTTTCTTATGGCACAGATTATTTGGTTAAAATGTCACCCGACCACCACTCAAAGTCACATTCTTCCTCTTAAAAAGTGATGGCATCACTTTAATTTCCTTGGTTTCCGTAACGTTCTTATTCCATACGTTATTTTCTATCCATTTTATGAAGTTTGAAACTTTTGTATAAACTCCGGGTCGATTCTTTTGTCCACAATTGATCCCAAATGAAGTCACGCCAACTACCATATTTATAGACGAATTCGATCCAGATTCTATCTTCACTTGTATAGGACCTCCTGAATCACcctgaaatttaatttattgatgaTTTCATGGTCAAATAATTAAGGTCGTAGTATAGTGCGTTCCTTAACCATGTTGAATGGAGATATATGATTATTGGTGATAATTGTGTCTCAAACAGATCCCTATACACTTCGTTCACTTTTGCCTTTAGAAAAGAACAAATTAATGTAAcgctaaatttatttttttattcaaattgacgtttgaaaaaaaagggtacgtgtacgcgcgtaagaagttatacttctttggcattattaaaaatagtttttgattgcatgcaaataattaattacaattaaataatcaaagactggaaaatgagtcattatagtcaataaagttaagtttacattaaaaattaaataaataaatatttattattattctcttacattaagtgtaacataaattctattattattcgaatgttgtttttaaattatgtccaatgccgtagcatctttcgtgggcaacttcattctgttaattttgtgtaaaaattcactctcatcaatttttcataacgggcctaaagaagtataacttcaaaaattgcaTCAATACTTAAAAGCCATAAAAAGCCAACCAAGATCTCACCAGTGTTGTTGCATGATTTCCATGCCTGGCAATGCCGGGTAACGTATGAATAAATGTAACTGTTGTGAAAATTTGAACCAAATTTTACCAAGATTACTAAAATACCTGACATGTGTCAACATTTCCAGTTAAATTGCCAGCACATAACTGATGCTTAGCAAAACCATGCCAGTTTCTATTCCAGGAGCTGTGCAAGAGGGAGTTACACTTTTTAGTATTCAACACATCCACCGCAGCAACCTGAAGGACTGTTGATGGTTTTcctgcaataaaaatatttatatatgggcTAACGAAACTGTGTTTGTGGCTTTGTGTTGATGATTCAATCATAATAACAAGGAATTTGACAAGTACACAATAATTACTAATAACTAAAATGGACAACTTCTTTCTCACAAAGATTCTTTGGTTTCCTAGGCTGttacttgtataatgaattaaatgaaaaaaataacatttaccCTCTATCTAAAtatgaatgtaaaaaaatggttaCTACTTGGCTGAAGACGTTGAGTTATGATGAAACAGAAGATTTAATAACTGTTATTCTGTAACACACCCATTCCCCCACACATATACACACACCCACGAACGCACACacaaacatacacacacacacacaaacacacaccaaatttatttttacgactccgtttgcaatgttttcttttagcacttaatacttattttcttctattgtatCTTATGACCATGACATGATTGTACGTGTTCCGGTCCGGTGGTGGAGAGGCTGGCTATCTGTCACTCAGGTCTCCTGTTACAGAGACCAGTCTCTCACATACACTTCCTAATGTTATCATCTTAGTCTAATCATAATAaccttgtatgtatatgtgagagaagaaaataaagattattattattattattattaattacatacacATTGTATTGCAAGTGAAGTTGTATACAGAAATACAGCTTATAATTAGGCTTTACTGAtcttatatttagatatttctTATACTTAGATCTtatttcaaaagtgtacttagttacctacttgaataaagatattttgagatTGAGTTATACACTTTGACTACTAACCATGTTCTGTGAGACCCCAACCGGTGAGGATACTTCTAGTACCAAGTTCACGCGTTGATGGCTTCGTCCACAAGCAGGCGGGATGTACTTGGAGGCTAAACTTGACCTCGCTGTCTAACTCCAATAACGCTATATCAAAATACTTCCGAGGGGGCCTATACCGCGGGTgtctaattatatttttaattatcacgTCTATAGGTTTTCCGTATAAATTAAACTGAAAAACGAAAACGTTGaatgtttgttaaaaaaaaaattaacaaatgaatATTCAATTTTTTCTATATCTAAAGGAATCGAAAGAAAGACTTATGAAGTAGTTTATATAATTGAGTTGCCGGCACCGTTTCAATTCAgtaattattttccaaatgcctgtacagataccggcaaacatcttgaacaaagtctgcgcagaagcgatttttaggtatcatTGCGGCGGGCGGTagagtgacgtgtcgatcgcgttggtaaatcagttgacgtttgtgtctCTCGCTGCGTCCACGTTCCTTTGcgatgcgcaaactttcccccactcccttgtttaatgctcaagacgtttgccggtatctgtatgAATACTAAAGTTTCATAGATTAAGtgtgaaaatatgttttagtaCTAGACACATTCGTAAACAATTGCTGTGACATTAACaatgaatttaataacattataacaCTAGTAGTACTAATAGCTTAATACAACCTCGTCATCCTGTATATTTTCTACACCAAATCGCACAACTTCCGGTGCATTAGCACTGACGTCATGATGATTATGTAATGAAAGCCAAGTGCAATGGGCAGCGGTTACAACAAATTTTTCACTTATCAATGATCCTCCACATTTAAAATGCCACTTTGGTTCATCTTTTGCTCGCCATCCTATGGCTCCctggtaataaaaaataatacagtcTAGCTATGGTAGTTTGGCTTCATTCCCGGTAAGTAAGAACAAAAATAACCATTGATTATGTTCATtagaaatagtttaaaaaaagtgcgtgcgtacaaagtacacatgtcagaagtaaaacttctttggcaaactaatttttaagtcttgttcattttatacaaatctaaaactttagatttccgagacttccgagatttaattgtcattaaaatattaaaaccagATATAGTTGTAGCGAATGTGGTTTTtgtacaaaatacaaaagttgcAGTAAGATTTGATTCTCTTCTTAAAATcgcatataaattaattactccCAATTAAGTACGTACCATATGTGGGAATTCAGCGGGTTTAGCATCCCTTCCACCAAATATGACTGATGGAggaacaaatattaatatttcagg contains:
- the LOC125050359 gene encoding serine protease snake-like, which encodes MGAIGWRAKDEPKWHFKCGGSLISEKFVVTAAHCTWLSLHNHHDVSANAPEVVRFGVENIQDDEFNLYGKPIDVIIKNIIRHPRYRPPRKYFDIALLELDSEVKFSLQVHPACLWTKPSTRELGTRSILTGWGLTEHGKPSTVLQVAAVDVLNTKKCNSLLHSSWNRNWHGFAKHQLCAGNLTGNVDTCQGDSGGPIQVKIESGSNSSINMVVGVTSFGINCGQKNRPGVYTKVSNFIKWIENNVWNKNVTETKEIKVMPSLFKRKNVTLSGGRVTF